One window of the Sulfitobacter alexandrii genome contains the following:
- a CDS encoding DUF1194 domain-containing protein — protein MKCLPVLGLLLALAPAVAQAECRQALALALDVSGSVDAREYRQQIDGVAEALDSPEVRARILSMPEAPIRLTVFEWSGPQDQTELVPWVTLDGAAALDGVIAHLRGTERRDATPGTALGVAMADGVRRLQGQGGCWKRTLDISGDGKSNLGPRPRSVKPTLQDSGVTINALVIGVDDPATGDIRQAEIAELSSYFRAEVIMGPGAFVRTAIGYADYARAMKEKLLEEMEGLVVSDAAPLPRQ, from the coding sequence ATGAAATGCCTGCCCGTCCTTGGCCTGCTGCTGGCGCTGGCCCCGGCGGTGGCGCAGGCGGAGTGCCGGCAGGCGCTGGCGCTGGCGCTGGATGTCTCGGGGTCGGTGGACGCGCGGGAGTACCGCCAGCAGATCGACGGTGTGGCCGAGGCACTGGACAGCCCGGAAGTGCGCGCCCGCATCCTGTCCATGCCGGAGGCGCCGATCCGCCTGACGGTATTCGAGTGGAGCGGGCCGCAGGATCAGACGGAACTGGTGCCTTGGGTCACGCTGGACGGTGCCGCGGCGCTGGACGGGGTGATCGCACACCTGCGCGGCACCGAGCGGCGGGACGCCACCCCCGGCACCGCGCTGGGTGTCGCGATGGCCGACGGTGTGCGCCGGTTGCAGGGCCAGGGCGGCTGCTGGAAACGGACGCTGGACATCTCGGGCGACGGGAAGTCCAACCTCGGCCCCCGCCCGCGCAGCGTGAAGCCGACCCTTCAGGACAGCGGCGTGACCATCAACGCGCTGGTGATCGGGGTGGACGACCCGGCCACGGGCGACATCCGCCAGGCCGAGATCGCGGAGCTGTCCTCGTACTTCCGGGCGGAAGTCATCATGGGTCCCGGCGCCTTTGTCCGCACGGCGATCGGCTATGCCGACTATGCCCGCGCGATGAAGGAAAAGCTGCTGGAGGAGATGGAGGGGCTGGTCGTGTCGGACGCCGCCCCCCTGCCCCGTCAGTAG
- a CDS encoding DUF1194 domain-containing protein, with protein MVRAAALLALLAAPAGAAECRLALLLALDVSSSVDAREDRLQRGGTASALVAPEVIEAFFASDLPVALAVYEWSGRWNQSVVLDWTLIDSPDALTRAAETVAASDRSHSEFPTAMGYALGYGAGMLARAPDCLDKTLDMAGDGQNNEGFPPANAYREFPFEGVTVNGLAVNAADFEGEVGLIAFYRREVLHGPGAFLVVADGFEDFARAMRQKLVRELSPAAIGGLTQAERDG; from the coding sequence TTGGTAAGGGCCGCCGCCCTCTTGGCGCTGCTCGCGGCGCCGGCGGGCGCGGCGGAGTGCCGGCTTGCGCTGCTGCTGGCGCTTGACGTGTCGAGTTCGGTCGACGCGCGCGAGGACCGGTTGCAGCGCGGCGGCACCGCATCGGCGCTCGTCGCGCCCGAGGTGATCGAGGCGTTCTTCGCCTCGGATCTGCCGGTAGCGCTGGCGGTCTATGAATGGTCGGGGCGCTGGAACCAGTCGGTCGTGCTGGACTGGACGCTGATCGACAGCCCCGATGCCCTGACCCGCGCGGCGGAAACGGTGGCGGCCAGCGACCGCAGCCACAGCGAGTTTCCGACCGCGATGGGGTATGCGCTGGGCTATGGGGCGGGCATGCTCGCGCGTGCGCCCGACTGTTTGGACAAGACGCTGGACATGGCCGGCGACGGGCAGAACAACGAAGGGTTTCCCCCCGCCAATGCCTACCGCGAGTTCCCCTTCGAGGGGGTGACCGTGAACGGGCTGGCGGTGAACGCGGCGGATTTCGAAGGCGAAGTGGGGCTGATCGCCTTTTACCGGCGCGAAGTGCTGCATGGGCCGGGCGCGTTTCTGGTGGTGGCGGACGGGTTCGAGGATTTTGCCCGCGCCATGCGGCAGAAACTGGTGCGCGAATTGTCACCGGCGGCCATCGGCGGGCTGACGCAGGCGGAGCGGGACGGATGA